A region from the Algoriphagus machipongonensis genome encodes:
- a CDS encoding DUF418 domain-containing protein, with the protein MPQPISQSNRIELLDIFRGFAVFGIFVVNIEIMNCAFPNQEVFSQQWESGWSTFIFRVMQLFFYSKFFPVFSFLFGLGISMQAIKMKESGTASITFFIRRMFFLFLLGLVHIIFLWNGDVIHLYAILGLFILIILPLSKRMLLVLVALVLLFPFYDQIASFLFEKIQFSPEYFLANYSSNEITEILRNGPYLKSIEFRIDEYFANIPLLFFYLAPIAFAMFLLGVFFGKNQYHKDLKSLVKLIKKPVIITMVISNLYRVIFIFLLPDWGIYRNEFLRPVFFKLMYLSDLAFGLFYLWLIAYIWHYTPWKKWLEPLKYPGRMALTNYIFQSVFGLIIFSSLGFGLYEKLSPMASFIIAIIVFLIQVIYSKIWLSYFIYGPLEWAWRCFTYLKIFPIRLTKQQLSKDQKHESK; encoded by the coding sequence ATGCCCCAGCCAATTTCCCAAAGCAATAGAATTGAGTTACTAGATATTTTTCGTGGTTTTGCAGTTTTCGGAATCTTTGTAGTCAATATAGAAATCATGAATTGTGCCTTCCCTAATCAGGAAGTGTTTAGCCAGCAATGGGAATCAGGTTGGAGCACATTTATATTTCGGGTGATGCAGCTGTTCTTTTATAGCAAGTTCTTTCCCGTTTTTTCCTTTTTGTTTGGACTTGGCATCAGTATGCAGGCTATCAAAATGAAGGAAAGTGGCACTGCTTCCATCACATTTTTTATAAGAAGAATGTTCTTTCTTTTTCTCCTTGGCCTAGTTCATATCATTTTCCTCTGGAACGGAGATGTGATTCATCTTTATGCGATTCTTGGACTATTTATTCTAATCATTTTACCCTTATCGAAACGCATGCTATTAGTTCTAGTAGCATTAGTTTTACTTTTCCCATTTTACGATCAGATTGCAAGTTTCCTTTTCGAAAAAATTCAATTTTCTCCCGAATACTTTTTAGCTAATTACTCTTCCAATGAGATTACAGAAATCCTAAGAAATGGTCCCTATCTCAAGTCTATTGAATTTAGGATTGATGAATACTTTGCAAATATCCCACTGTTATTCTTTTACCTGGCACCGATAGCTTTTGCTATGTTTTTGCTAGGCGTTTTTTTTGGAAAGAACCAATATCATAAGGATTTAAAGTCCCTTGTTAAATTGATTAAGAAACCAGTGATTATCACAATGGTTATCAGTAATTTATACAGAGTTATTTTTATCTTTCTTTTACCAGATTGGGGGATCTATAGAAACGAATTTCTTAGACCTGTATTTTTTAAGTTGATGTATTTATCAGACCTAGCTTTTGGTCTGTTTTACTTATGGTTAATTGCTTATATATGGCATTATACGCCATGGAAAAAATGGCTTGAACCTTTGAAATATCCAGGGAGGATGGCATTAACTAATTACATTTTCCAAAGTGTTTTTGGCTTGATTATTTTTTCCTCACTTGGCTTCGGATTATATGAAAAGCTTAGCCCAATGGCCAGTTTTATCATTGCAATTATTGTCTTTTTGATTCAAGTGATTTATAGTAAAATTTGGCTTTCCTATTTTATTTATGGCCCTTTGGAATGGGCATGGAGATGTTTTACCTATTTAAAAATCTTTCCAATTAGGTTAACCAAACAGCAACTCTCTAAGGATCAGAAACACGAATCAAAATGA
- a CDS encoding oxidoreductase, which translates to MSSGKYKPEYPRVAKLKTAEDLRAYLKEENIPMDFDESLDSGKDSAFAKSYKTRVGNEIGNSFCILPMEGWDGTTDGKPSDLTKRRWKNFAISGAKLLWGCEAVAVRHEGRANPNQLLMNEANLSEFEGLYQMVEKEHREAFGNTNDLLTGLQLTHSGRFCKPNSKTKMEPKILYSHPVLNKKFGLAEDYPIMSDSEISELIDDYVIASVRAQKAGFKFVDIKHCHGYLGHEFLSAYDREGKFGKSIENRTRFLREIVAGIRSEAPGLEIGVRMSIFDWSPFQEGPDGKGIPSMEGNYKYAFGGDSSGTHENMEESFEFLEELKSLDIELLCTTAGSPYYNPHIQRPALFPPSDGYNPPEEPLHGVARQIQATAKIKKAFPEFYVVGSAYSYLQEWLPNVGQHVLKSGMADSIGLGRMVLSYPDLPADVLAGNGMKRPKICRTFSDCTTAPRNGIISGCYPLDPFYKKMEEHDQLKAAKNK; encoded by the coding sequence ATGAGCAGCGGAAAATATAAACCAGAATATCCGAGAGTAGCTAAATTAAAAACTGCGGAAGACCTGAGGGCATATTTAAAAGAAGAAAATATCCCCATGGATTTTGATGAGTCTCTTGATTCAGGAAAAGATTCAGCTTTTGCCAAGTCTTACAAGACTCGAGTAGGAAACGAAATTGGAAATTCATTCTGTATCCTTCCCATGGAAGGTTGGGACGGAACAACCGATGGAAAACCTTCCGATTTAACCAAAAGGAGATGGAAGAACTTTGCCATCAGTGGAGCCAAATTACTATGGGGTTGTGAAGCTGTAGCTGTTCGACATGAAGGTAGAGCAAATCCTAACCAATTGCTGATGAATGAGGCCAACCTATCGGAATTTGAAGGGCTTTATCAGATGGTGGAAAAAGAACACCGTGAAGCTTTTGGCAATACCAACGATTTATTAACAGGCCTTCAGTTGACGCATTCGGGTAGGTTTTGTAAACCCAACAGCAAGACAAAAATGGAGCCTAAGATCCTTTATTCTCACCCTGTGTTGAATAAGAAATTTGGACTGGCAGAAGACTACCCTATCATGAGCGATTCAGAGATATCTGAACTGATTGATGATTATGTGATTGCTTCAGTACGAGCTCAAAAGGCGGGATTCAAGTTTGTAGACATCAAGCATTGCCACGGATATTTAGGACATGAATTCCTAAGTGCCTACGATAGAGAAGGTAAATTCGGGAAATCCATTGAAAACAGAACTCGGTTTCTTAGAGAAATAGTGGCCGGAATTCGTTCTGAAGCCCCTGGCTTAGAGATAGGTGTCAGGATGAGTATTTTTGATTGGTCTCCATTTCAAGAAGGGCCAGATGGAAAAGGCATCCCATCCATGGAGGGGAATTATAAATATGCCTTTGGAGGTGATTCTTCTGGAACTCATGAAAATATGGAAGAGTCCTTTGAGTTTCTTGAGGAGCTTAAAAGTTTGGATATAGAATTACTGTGTACCACTGCAGGAAGCCCCTATTATAACCCTCACATTCAACGACCCGCTCTATTCCCACCATCTGATGGTTATAACCCTCCAGAAGAACCACTTCATGGGGTAGCAAGGCAAATTCAGGCAACAGCAAAGATTAAAAAAGCTTTCCCCGAGTTTTATGTGGTTGGATCCGCCTACTCCTACCTTCAGGAGTGGCTACCAAATGTAGGCCAACATGTCCTGAAAAGTGGTATGGCTGACTCGATCGGATTGGGAAGGATGGTATTGAGTTATCCAGATCTACCTGCAGATGTTTTGGCTGGCAATGGAATGAAAAGACCAAAGATTTGTAGAACGTTTTCAGATTGCACCACCGCACCTAGAAATGGAATCATATCGGGATGCTATCCCTTAGATCCTTTTTACAAGAAAATGGAAGAACACGATCAATTAAAAGCAGCTAAAAACAAATAA
- a CDS encoding 3-ketoacyl-ACP reductase has translation MKPVALITGGSRGIGFGIAKKLAEIGYNLGINGVRPEENAKDHIDELKAIGAEVIYLQGNIAEKTDRDSIIQGLKDQFGKIDVLVNNAGVAPRVRCDVLEVTEDDYDHLMDINEKGTFFITQAIAQWMLDLKAANPAAQISIINITSVSAELASPKRAAYCMSKASLSMLSKTMAVRLAPHGIPVYEIRPGFIDTDMIEKVRETYLNLVQEGATLEPRIGKPEDIGKVVASLVSGELPYSTGQVINVDGGLTIGRM, from the coding sequence ATGAAACCAGTAGCATTAATCACAGGAGGATCGAGAGGAATCGGCTTTGGCATAGCCAAAAAACTGGCAGAAATAGGTTATAATTTAGGAATCAATGGAGTTCGGCCTGAAGAGAATGCCAAAGATCATATAGATGAATTGAAAGCTATCGGAGCAGAGGTTATCTACCTTCAGGGAAATATTGCTGAGAAAACTGACCGAGATTCAATCATTCAAGGTTTGAAAGATCAATTTGGAAAAATAGATGTATTGGTCAACAATGCCGGAGTGGCTCCAAGAGTTCGATGTGATGTGTTGGAAGTGACAGAAGATGATTACGATCACCTGATGGACATCAACGAAAAAGGGACATTTTTCATTACCCAAGCCATCGCCCAATGGATGTTGGATTTAAAGGCAGCGAATCCCGCGGCTCAGATTTCCATTATCAATATTACCTCAGTTTCGGCAGAATTAGCTTCTCCAAAAAGAGCAGCCTATTGCATGTCAAAGGCCAGTTTGTCTATGCTATCAAAAACAATGGCGGTAAGATTGGCTCCACATGGAATTCCAGTATATGAAATCCGCCCTGGCTTCATCGATACAGATATGATAGAAAAAGTCCGGGAAACTTATTTGAATTTAGTTCAAGAAGGAGCTACTCTAGAGCCTCGAATAGGCAAGCCAGAGGATATTGGGAAAGTGGTAGCCAGCTTAGTCAGTGGTGAGCTCCCCTACAGTACGGGGCAAGTGATCAATGTTGATGGAGGTTTAACCATTGGAAGAATGTAA
- a CDS encoding carboxypeptidase-like regulatory domain-containing protein: MIFKPLQVVVLIFLFLIELQTFGQTIRGKVINSKTKEPLQFTNVFINNTTIGSTTNEKGEFLILSDLPSSLELVASFVGFRTSTQKLETRGKNLIEANFELEPLENVLTEVETRSKRDKKWERHLERFKRVFLAVPDDPIFKEMEIQNPWVLDFELVKVKRSPNYIHATADQPLIVENKALGFEIEYYLQDYRFYKGKSLYYGLAYFKEINSKDSLIQKSKDDLKESSYLGSSRHFFRSLLVREVEKEGFIIYRKNQHFFNELRTNVLQEELGKSVDFVSQDSIRRIPLRNGNFRVIFPDDYEIHYQKKSWRNEYYSDYYHPISWITAPRGYFDVDRNGIVIDPTQVELSGYMGRQRLGRFLPYDFKPAENFESNLAEVDSVESELAKFNNLREKPWITTNKSYYYPGEPIWFHAKMLYHNTLMQDSLSRVLYMEVLNPSYEIVQRESYYISEGAVSGGFVLSDTLKPADYIIRSYTNWMRNFPDRDMTLVPLPILEKDQVLVSQELNEQEFFDDLTINLSHNQKLDSGRKVVEIELSFLDQTDEYVETDFTISITDPTLVGFFSQRKSLESGLEWLDDKAKSDFELIEEFPIEYGITIQGSFERTKKRFPYINPITIVQGDLEDYGIVETDSSGYFRATGLNFTDSVTISIAAMDEKNRPYGAVSLIDNSVPTFRGSFPKYEYQTKKSTGQLTRYDFSGSYIELEEFVKEDKVLVRLEDNNYGYGEPDRKVTSEDLDNWAGQPLWSVIGMQFGNGKLGNYNYGLNVGEPLLIIDGQRYFYLAGESAQEVVNRYMTNEVESISIYTTNTHIFGLAGFAGVIMFNTKKGGRFDDQSESQFNSTGFQQFKVRGFSKELDFQKVLESQGSAQKPTVFWNPKAKTDKGLFTFSFAPVDGIQEYDLLIEGMTDQGYPFTKLFRIDLNEKRD; encoded by the coding sequence CTCAAAAGTTGGAAACCAGAGGGAAAAACTTGATTGAAGCTAATTTTGAATTGGAACCTTTGGAAAATGTTTTGACAGAGGTAGAAACCCGGAGCAAACGAGACAAGAAATGGGAAAGACATTTGGAACGATTCAAACGGGTGTTTTTGGCTGTTCCGGATGATCCGATTTTCAAGGAAATGGAAATCCAGAATCCTTGGGTTTTGGATTTCGAGCTAGTGAAAGTCAAAAGGAGCCCAAATTACATACATGCCACAGCCGATCAACCTCTGATTGTTGAAAATAAAGCTTTGGGGTTTGAAATCGAGTATTATTTACAGGATTATAGATTTTATAAAGGCAAGTCACTTTATTATGGACTGGCTTATTTTAAAGAAATCAACTCTAAGGATTCCCTGATTCAAAAGTCAAAGGATGATTTAAAGGAAAGTTCTTATTTGGGTTCTTCAAGACACTTTTTCAGATCCCTTTTGGTGAGAGAGGTGGAGAAAGAAGGCTTTATTATCTATAGGAAAAATCAGCATTTTTTTAATGAACTGAGGACAAATGTATTACAGGAAGAACTAGGGAAGTCAGTAGATTTTGTCTCCCAGGATTCCATTCGGAGGATTCCTCTACGAAACGGAAATTTCAGAGTGATATTTCCTGACGACTACGAGATTCATTATCAGAAGAAATCCTGGAGAAACGAATACTATTCGGATTATTACCATCCTATCAGTTGGATCACAGCACCCAGAGGCTACTTTGATGTAGACAGAAATGGAATCGTTATTGACCCCACCCAAGTGGAACTTTCGGGCTACATGGGAAGACAGAGGCTAGGAAGGTTTTTGCCCTATGATTTTAAGCCTGCAGAAAATTTCGAGTCCAATTTAGCGGAAGTGGATAGTGTAGAATCTGAATTAGCCAAATTCAACAACCTTCGAGAAAAGCCATGGATTACCACCAATAAATCTTATTACTACCCTGGAGAACCTATTTGGTTTCATGCTAAAATGCTTTATCACAATACGTTGATGCAGGATTCTTTGAGTAGAGTGCTCTATATGGAGGTTTTAAACCCTTCGTATGAAATTGTCCAGAGAGAGTCCTATTACATTTCTGAAGGAGCAGTTTCCGGTGGCTTTGTTTTATCAGATACTTTGAAGCCAGCTGATTATATCATCCGGTCTTACACAAATTGGATGCGAAATTTTCCTGATCGGGATATGACCTTGGTTCCTTTGCCGATTTTGGAAAAGGATCAGGTTTTGGTCAGTCAAGAATTAAATGAGCAAGAGTTTTTTGATGATTTGACCATCAATTTAAGTCATAATCAAAAATTGGATTCAGGGAGGAAAGTGGTAGAAATCGAATTAAGTTTCTTGGATCAAACAGACGAATATGTTGAAACTGATTTTACGATTTCAATTACCGACCCCACGTTGGTAGGGTTTTTTAGCCAAAGGAAATCCTTAGAGTCAGGATTGGAATGGTTGGATGACAAAGCAAAATCAGATTTTGAATTAATAGAAGAATTTCCAATCGAATATGGCATTACGATTCAGGGCAGTTTTGAACGTACTAAAAAGCGGTTTCCTTATATCAATCCTATTACGATTGTGCAGGGAGATTTGGAAGATTATGGAATTGTGGAGACCGATTCTTCAGGATATTTCCGAGCCACAGGTTTAAATTTTACAGATTCTGTAACAATTTCGATTGCTGCGATGGATGAAAAAAACAGACCATATGGAGCGGTTAGTTTAATTGACAATTCGGTTCCGACATTTAGGGGTTCATTCCCGAAATATGAGTACCAAACTAAAAAATCCACTGGTCAATTGACTCGCTATGATTTTTCAGGATCTTATATTGAATTGGAGGAATTTGTAAAAGAGGATAAAGTTTTAGTGCGTTTGGAGGACAATAATTACGGGTATGGGGAGCCTGATAGGAAAGTGACTTCTGAAGATTTAGACAATTGGGCTGGCCAACCTTTGTGGTCTGTAATAGGGATGCAATTTGGGAATGGAAAGCTTGGCAATTACAATTATGGTCTCAATGTTGGGGAGCCATTGTTGATCATTGATGGACAACGGTATTTCTATTTGGCAGGAGAAAGTGCTCAGGAGGTTGTAAATAGATATATGACTAACGAAGTCGAATCAATTTCAATTTACACCACTAATACCCATATTTTTGGTTTGGCAGGATTTGCTGGAGTAATCATGTTTAATACCAAAAAAGGTGGGAGATTTGATGATCAGTCGGAAAGTCAGTTTAATTCAACTGGTTTTCAGCAGTTTAAGGTTCGCGGGTTTTCTAAAGAATTGGACTTCCAAAAAGTTTTAGAATCACAGGGTTCGGCTCAAAAGCCTACAGTCTTCTGGAATCCAAAAGCAAAAACCGATAAAGGATTGTTTACTTTCTCTTTTGCGCCAGTTGATGGAATTCAAGAATACGATTTGTTGATCGAAGGAATGACTGATCAGGGTTATCCGTTTACCAAGCTTTTCCGAATTGATTTAAATGAAAAAAGGGACTAA
- a CDS encoding glycoside hydrolase family 88 protein produces the protein MKLDSNITIEELKTPLERFWALSGEKIEEIEKSFDPANGAPVFTEKGKYVTRGWTEWTQGFQYGSALLQFDTTGDEKFLKIGRENTLNKMAPHLTHTGVHDHGFNNVSTYGNLLRLMKEGKIENNEWEKNFYELALKASGAVQAMRWTNIQGGGYIYSFNGPHSLFVDTIRSCRALVVSHALGHVLQGENDKRISLIQRAIQHILSTVRYSIYYGKGRDTYDISGRTAHEIIFNTNDGNYRCPNSQQGYTGFSTWTRGLAWAICGLGETLEILDQIDESDYAILVSKKALIEELITAAKATAEFYIANTPTDGIPYWDTGAPGLVNMGDYLNRESDPFNAFEPVDSSAACIAAQGLLRISNFLKDKEPENAEKYNKAGILVAKSLFSEPYISTDKTHQGLILHSIYHQPNGWDYRPESTKAPYGESSMWGDYHARELALLLQRSLNKESYYSFFNCIKTL, from the coding sequence ATGAAGCTTGATTCTAACATCACTATTGAAGAGCTAAAAACCCCATTAGAACGTTTCTGGGCTCTTTCGGGAGAAAAAATAGAAGAAATTGAAAAATCCTTTGATCCGGCAAATGGAGCTCCGGTATTCACTGAAAAAGGAAAGTACGTCACCCGAGGTTGGACAGAGTGGACACAAGGCTTCCAATATGGTTCTGCTTTACTACAATTTGATACCACTGGAGATGAAAAATTTCTAAAAATAGGTAGAGAAAACACCTTAAATAAAATGGCTCCACATCTGACTCACACGGGTGTTCACGATCATGGATTCAATAATGTAAGCACTTATGGCAACTTACTCAGGCTGATGAAAGAGGGTAAGATTGAAAACAATGAGTGGGAAAAGAATTTCTATGAATTGGCTTTAAAAGCGAGTGGAGCTGTTCAAGCCATGCGCTGGACCAACATTCAGGGCGGAGGCTATATTTACTCTTTCAACGGTCCTCATTCCTTATTCGTAGACACCATTCGTTCCTGTCGAGCCCTAGTTGTTTCACATGCTTTAGGACATGTTTTACAGGGAGAAAATGACAAGCGAATTTCCTTAATTCAGCGTGCTATACAACATATTTTAAGCACAGTCAGGTATTCTATTTATTATGGAAAAGGTAGAGACACTTATGATATTTCCGGTAGAACAGCCCATGAAATCATCTTCAACACGAATGATGGAAATTATCGGTGCCCAAATTCACAACAAGGGTATACAGGTTTTAGCACTTGGACTCGAGGACTTGCTTGGGCCATATGTGGCTTAGGGGAAACTCTGGAAATATTGGATCAAATTGATGAAAGCGATTATGCGATTTTGGTTTCCAAAAAAGCATTGATCGAAGAGCTAATTACTGCAGCAAAAGCAACGGCAGAGTTTTATATTGCCAATACCCCTACCGATGGAATCCCTTACTGGGATACAGGTGCACCCGGTTTGGTGAATATGGGAGATTATCTAAATCGGGAATCAGACCCTTTTAATGCTTTTGAACCTGTAGATAGCTCTGCAGCCTGTATTGCAGCGCAAGGCCTTTTGAGAATCAGTAATTTCCTAAAGGATAAAGAACCAGAAAATGCTGAGAAATATAATAAAGCAGGGATACTAGTTGCAAAGTCGCTATTCTCTGAACCCTATATTTCTACCGATAAAACACATCAGGGATTGATTCTTCATAGTATTTACCATCAACCTAATGGGTGGGACTACCGACCGGAATCAACGAAAGCTCCCTACGGAGAATCTTCCATGTGGGGAGATTACCATGCCAGAGAACTGGCACTATTACTTCAAAGATCCTTGAACAAGGAATCTTATTATAGCTTTTTCAATTGTATCAAAACCCTATGA
- a CDS encoding sodium:solute symporter family protein, translating into MIGWLLFFFGIFLAMLGYASYRSYRKDRTSDDFIFAGSNIGTILGFLTFSAALFSAFTFMGMPDFFRTHGVGAWIFLALSDALMVFFLIWFGYALRKRASIQGYKGVAGLVKVCYGNSFAGYLVFTSAFLFLIPYVAIQIRGISIFLDAAFPGMLPYWSWSALLVFIMLIYSEIGGLKAIVYSDAIQGVIMLAVIWIIGLTCLKMAGGLEDGIAKVAEANQDLLSLPGPKGLFSSPFLIASAIAIILIPVSQPQFTTRLVVMKSLKSVHRMAYAVGIFAILVILPTAFIGLYGAIQYPDASTADFLSQALLNDQAVPVAALAVVGLFAACLSTTNAQIFALGTELRSLLGGSDKSNMRVTKISIMVFSMIVLVFSTYMSDQLVLLARVSFAGTSMIAPVVLGAVIFSKPPKSLIPLSAIALVTFILSIVGVIPDKISGLPLDFIMYIILFVCTAVIMLTHPKSNK; encoded by the coding sequence ATGATAGGATGGCTATTATTCTTCTTTGGGATCTTTCTGGCAATGCTGGGATACGCATCTTATCGATCTTATAGAAAAGACAGAACTTCAGACGACTTTATCTTTGCAGGCTCCAATATTGGGACCATTTTAGGTTTTCTAACCTTCTCTGCAGCACTTTTCAGTGCATTTACCTTTATGGGAATGCCGGATTTCTTCCGAACTCATGGAGTTGGAGCCTGGATCTTCCTTGCCCTTTCCGATGCCTTAATGGTATTCTTCCTGATTTGGTTTGGTTATGCACTACGAAAAAGAGCGAGTATTCAGGGGTACAAAGGTGTGGCAGGCTTAGTGAAAGTTTGCTATGGAAATTCATTCGCTGGCTATTTGGTATTTACCAGTGCCTTTCTTTTTCTTATTCCTTACGTAGCAATTCAGATTCGGGGAATTTCCATCTTCTTAGATGCCGCTTTCCCGGGGATGCTCCCCTATTGGTCATGGTCAGCTTTGCTGGTTTTTATCATGCTGATCTATTCTGAGATCGGTGGATTGAAAGCCATTGTTTATAGTGATGCTATTCAAGGCGTGATTATGCTCGCAGTCATTTGGATCATCGGTTTAACCTGCCTAAAAATGGCAGGAGGATTGGAAGATGGTATCGCAAAAGTGGCAGAAGCTAATCAGGATTTACTTTCACTGCCGGGTCCAAAAGGACTTTTTAGTAGTCCATTCTTAATTGCATCTGCGATTGCTATTATTTTAATTCCGGTATCGCAACCTCAATTTACCACTCGATTGGTAGTCATGAAAAGCTTAAAGTCAGTCCATAGAATGGCTTATGCCGTTGGGATCTTCGCTATTCTAGTGATTTTACCCACTGCTTTTATTGGCCTATATGGAGCGATCCAATACCCTGATGCAAGCACTGCTGATTTCTTGAGTCAGGCCTTACTCAATGATCAGGCAGTACCTGTGGCTGCTTTAGCAGTGGTTGGGTTATTTGCAGCCTGTTTATCTACTACTAACGCTCAAATCTTTGCTCTAGGAACAGAGTTGAGAAGTCTTCTTGGTGGAAGTGATAAATCAAACATGCGGGTTACCAAAATCTCAATAATGGTATTTTCAATGATCGTTTTGGTTTTCTCTACTTACATGAGTGATCAATTGGTTTTGTTGGCGCGAGTTAGTTTTGCAGGAACTTCGATGATTGCCCCTGTAGTACTTGGAGCAGTTATTTTCTCAAAACCACCAAAAAGCCTAATCCCATTATCTGCCATCGCATTGGTCACATTCATCTTATCTATCGTGGGGGTCATCCCTGATAAGATCAGTGGTCTTCCACTGGATTTCATCATGTATATCATACTTTTTGTTTGTACAGCAGTCATCATGCTTACACACCCAAAATCAAATAAATAA